One genomic region from Drosophila busckii strain San Diego stock center, stock number 13000-0081.31 chromosome 3R, ASM1175060v1, whole genome shotgun sequence encodes:
- the LOC108602767 gene encoding ferritin subunit isoform X1, giving the protein MMKVFASICLLVVLVAVNQAQAESLVSTNHGSVMQELNKQKNEKVQENENLNCNVRTNAIFKAWPDMKTPCVNSMRKQIQKEIHASVQYLAMAAHFSTDTVNRPGFAEHFFKAAKEEREHGSKLVEYLSMRGELTDTVKNLIQVPTVKTANWSGIAALEDAFKLETEVTKSIRDLIKTCEGTGKDDNDYHLVDYLTGVYLEEQLHGQRELAGQITTLEKMMSTHGELGEFLFDKNM; this is encoded by the exons ATGATGAAAGTATTTGCGAGCATTTGTCTGCTGGTCGTGCTGGTTGCCGTTAACCAAGCCCAGGCTGAATCCCTTGTAT CTACCAATCATGGAAGTGTAATGCAAGAATTGAATAAGCAAAAGAATGAAAAGGTGCAAGAGAATGAAAATTTGAATT GCAATGTCAGAACCAACGCCATCTTCAAGGCCTGGCCGGACATGAAGACACCTTGTGTCAACAGCATGCGCAAGCAGATCCAGAAGGAAATCCATGCCTCGGTTCAGTATCTGGCCATGGCTGCTCACTTCTCCACGGACACTGTCAATCGTCCTGGCTTCGCTGAGCACTTCTTCAAGGCCGCCAAGGAGGAGCGCGAACATGGCTCCAAGCTGGTCGAGTACTTGTCCATGCGTGGTGAGCTCACCGACACCGTCAAGAACCTCATCCAAGTGCCA aCTGTTAAGACCGCCAACTGGAGTGGCATTGCTGCTTTGGAGGATGCCTTCAAGCTAGAAACTGAGGTGACCAAGTCCATTCGCGACTTGATCAAGACCTGCGAAGGCACTGGCAAGGACGATAACGATTACCATCTGGTTGATTATCTGACTGGCGTGTATCTGGAGGAGCAGCTGCATGGCCAACGCGAGCTCGCCGGCCAGATTACCACCCTGGAGAAGATGATGAGCACTCACGGCGAACTGGGCGAGTTCTTGTTCGATAAGAACATGTAA
- the LOC108602767 gene encoding ferritin subunit isoform X2, protein MMKVFASICLLVVLVAVNQAQAESLVCNVRTNAIFKAWPDMKTPCVNSMRKQIQKEIHASVQYLAMAAHFSTDTVNRPGFAEHFFKAAKEEREHGSKLVEYLSMRGELTDTVKNLIQVPTVKTANWSGIAALEDAFKLETEVTKSIRDLIKTCEGTGKDDNDYHLVDYLTGVYLEEQLHGQRELAGQITTLEKMMSTHGELGEFLFDKNM, encoded by the exons ATGATGAAAGTATTTGCGAGCATTTGTCTGCTGGTCGTGCTGGTTGCCGTTAACCAAGCCCAGGCTGAATCCCTTGTAT GCAATGTCAGAACCAACGCCATCTTCAAGGCCTGGCCGGACATGAAGACACCTTGTGTCAACAGCATGCGCAAGCAGATCCAGAAGGAAATCCATGCCTCGGTTCAGTATCTGGCCATGGCTGCTCACTTCTCCACGGACACTGTCAATCGTCCTGGCTTCGCTGAGCACTTCTTCAAGGCCGCCAAGGAGGAGCGCGAACATGGCTCCAAGCTGGTCGAGTACTTGTCCATGCGTGGTGAGCTCACCGACACCGTCAAGAACCTCATCCAAGTGCCA aCTGTTAAGACCGCCAACTGGAGTGGCATTGCTGCTTTGGAGGATGCCTTCAAGCTAGAAACTGAGGTGACCAAGTCCATTCGCGACTTGATCAAGACCTGCGAAGGCACTGGCAAGGACGATAACGATTACCATCTGGTTGATTATCTGACTGGCGTGTATCTGGAGGAGCAGCTGCATGGCCAACGCGAGCTCGCCGGCCAGATTACCACCCTGGAGAAGATGATGAGCACTCACGGCGAACTGGGCGAGTTCTTGTTCGATAAGAACATGTAA
- the LOC108602768 gene encoding soma ferritin encodes MKFFIAIALFALCALAQAQEQQTCQVDVQSACGSIGSGEVRNCNARYGAIGHLEHKMQDYIQLQLKKSYEYLLLATHFNSYQMNRPGFQKLYQGLSDRAFDDTIALIKQVTRRGGAVDFSKPHDKGVANPPEVHLNELESLARALDNEKELTLGAIHVHTSATHGTTASREHDPEMAHYLQENFLSKQSASVRKLSGYANDLSKLVSVREPSLSVYLFDEFLQKQ; translated from the exons atgaaatttttcaTTGCAATCGCTTTGTTCGCGCTCTGCGCTCTTGCGCAGGCCCAAGAGCAACAAACCTGCCAAGTAGATGTTCAGTCTGCTTGCGGCTCCATTGGAAGTG GTGAAGTAAGAAATTGTAATGCTCGCTATGGCGCCATTGGCCATTTGGAGCACAAGATGCAGGATTAcatccagctgcagctgaagaaaTCCTACGAATACCTGTTGCTGGCCACCCACTTCAACTCCTACCAGATGAACCGCCCCGGATTCCAGAAGCTCTACCAGGGTCTGTCTGATCGCGCTTTCGACGATACCATCGCTCTCATCAAGCAGGTGACACGCCGTGGTGGCGCCGTCGACTTCAGCAAGCCCCATGACAAGGGCGTCGCCAACCCACCAGAGGTGCACCTGAACGAACTGGAGTCTCTTGCCCGTGCTTTGGACAACGAGAAGGAGTTGACCCTGGGCGCCATCCACGTGCACACCAGCGCCACCCACGGCACCACCGCCAGCCGCGAACACGATCCCGAGATGGCCCACTACCTGCAGGAGAACTTCCTCAGCAAGCAGTCCGCATCTGTGCGCAAGCTCTCTGGCTACGCCAACGATCTTTCCAAGCTGGTCAGCGTACGCGAGCCATCCCTCTCCGTCTATCTGTTTGACGAGTTTCTGCAGAAGCAATAA